The Salminus brasiliensis chromosome 4, fSalBra1.hap2, whole genome shotgun sequence nucleotide sequence TATGTTATcgttttcattatttcattaaaaaccagtgtaattagactggtttcatTGGAttaagtgcagcagatgttgaatacaAATCACTGTACAAGAGAGTATCTGAAGAGTACACCTGATTCATCATCACCAGTCATGACTGATAATGATAAACAGGACTCAACAACCTCTAAAGAGAAATGATTTAATTATAATGTCCAATTTAAAATTTCAGAACAGGGAAGACTTCTAACTTGTACACTTGGttagcaacacacacacacacacaagaatcTAATACTACAACAAGAAACTGAACTCACCCTGATAAGAAATGATGTGTGGAAAACGTTCTCCACTGTCCGGGAGAAGGAGGCAGGATCAACAACAAACTCATAATATGAAATGGGGGACTGTGCTGTGGAACAatgaaagcaaaaacaaaacaaaatgacaTATGTTTATAAAACTATATAGTTAGCTGGCTGATGTTAATAAATAACTGTATTGTTAAGATTGTGAATAATAAATCACAAACAATGTACTAACGATCATCAGCATAATAACCCCGAAGACACCCCAGAATCCTCTCTACTTCTTTCTCTGTGGCTTCCTGGTGTGATTCTTCCATTCTCTTCAGCTATGAGAGAAAACCATAATGTGAAATACATTTATGAGACTGAAAATAATCAActcaaaagaaagaatgagcaAGTTCAAACCTGAGTAGGCATCATTCGCTTTGCTTCCTTGCTGGGAGCTTTCTTTTGTCGTTCAACACGCTGTCGTGGTGGTGGAGGTTCAGCCAGAAATGAGCCCAACCTTcaattttacataaaataaacaaaatatatataaactatatatttatataaaaataaatttaaaaagaaTGAATCATTATGTCTTTTAGCATATTCACATGTAATGGAATGAAGGGGCTGTTTTGAAGCAATATTCTGCTTTTTTTGAAAGTTTCTGCCAAGCATCTGGAGGCAAATATCCATCAAAGCAGGCATCttgatcctcctcctcttcttctaaACGATTAAGACCCATGAAGGACAGCTAATTTGGACAACaaatttaaggtttaggtttaattaaaataagtaaataaaataataaatgaaaggtGGAAGAATTTATAACTGAGTGAGACCCAGGTTAAATCCATGCACTGTTAGTTTGTCTGTTCATTCCTTCGAACATCCTCGCTTGCAGTGACTCACCAAATGCTCTGCAAAGGCAGAAGGGTCAAAAGATGAGCCCTCTGCATGGAGCTGGCTGGCCTTTTCTCTTCCCAGGTCTGTGGCAAGAACCAGAAGTTGAGCATCCAACGCAGCTTCCCGAGCTTGCCTGACTGAAAGAAAACATACAAAAGAACTTCACAACCAAACTGGGGGAAACTTGCCTTCACCAAAAACATTCACACCAAAAAAATCCATCATGCCACAACATCCTGTCACAATATGTAGAAGGCAAAGCATAGAGGATATCATAATTGGTTGATATAAAAATTACATATATTACCATTTGCAAACAGTTTGTTGGCTTCCTCTAACACATCAATCAGCTTGTTGTTGGCAGGGTTCAACATATCCTCACGATTTTCTGTGAACAACAATATGGTATATTAGTAATGTAAGTGACATAAAATAGATTTCCTAAGCATCGCAATGCATAAGTGTCAAAGTAACTGTAAGATGGCAATGTTGAAAAGTACAGTTGTGCTCACGCTGGACAGAGTTGATGAGATCCCTGTACTGGCTCCTGATCTCCCTCCGACGAGCTGGGTCGTCATCTTCCTCATGAATCCCGGATGGACCAGCACCCTCATCCTCATCACCAGTGTCTGCTGCTCTGTCTGACCTACTGCGTCCTCCTGCTCCATTGGCATGTGCAGCAGACTCATCCTGGCTTCCTCTGCTTACCCTCCGCCTTGACTCTGACATCTCCCAACACAGCGACAGTTTTTCTGTTAAGGATTATGGCTGTCAGACCCTTCAGTTGCTTTAATGAATACCAAAAGAATTACGCaacaacaaatagcacttagaCTCCATCAAACTTAAATGGATCCATGCTTGGAccaaaggtcatatttacaaaacattttacaaagAAGGTATTCTGAGATCATATGAAGCTTTGTATGCTGTGTTTAATGTGTAGACAATCTCAGTTAATCTGCTATCCAAATAtatatgggcagtggtggctcagcggttagagcgccgggatatcgataacagggttgtgggttcgattcccgggctcggcaagctgccactgttgggccctttaccctctctgctccccgggcgctggagttggctgcccaccgctctgggtgtgtgtctgtactcactgcccctaacacatgtgtgtgtgtgtgagtgtgtgttcactaccagatgggttaaatgcggaggacacatttcgctgtacagtgacaaatacctgcacctttacctttttaccttttttattatCCAATTATCCAAATATATTGCTGTGATGAATACTGATAGCGACCAAATCCTAAATAACAACTAACTACTAATGTTGATTAGTTTGCTGCTTCGTCCAGTCTGTAGTATTTCATTAATTAACTAAGAAAGGCTCATTTAAAATAGCTAGCAAATCAACTGAGTCAATTAagttttgctttgcttttgtgACTTACTAATGCATTTTGCTGTAGCTCTACTATGAATTTCTGGTTTAACAGACAAGAATATACACAACAATATTCAGAAAATGTAACAGAATGAATATCTTACCTGCTGCTGTGGGTGAATTTACCTAGCTAGCACTAATGTCCAAGAAAGCCAGTGGTTGCTGCACTGCGGGTTAGCACTAGCACTTGTCAGATAACAGCTAACTTCGCTAACACGGGTCTGTTTGCTAACATTAAATCAACCTACTGTTTTAAAAATCGTATAGTATATTAGGTATCAGTTTATGCTTCTTCCAAAACCCAATTTAAAGCACGGTGTTCGTTCTCGCTTCGCGGTAAAATAAACAAGGAAGTCGGTTTTGTTCCGGTTTCCGTCAGGTTTTCCGCTCGAGAGTTTCATTTCAGCCgtttaatttttaatataatcTTTTTCTGATTTCCTTTACGTACTTATATTCTAATACAATAAAACCtcagaataaaataaaagcacataAATGCCCACTGCCCTGACCCACGATAACAGCAAGTAGCTATATTGTTGACGGGCTGTGATAGGGGATATGACTTCGCATTgatcaaattaaaatatttactgCGTCTTGGTTGTCAGGTCAAAGCATTGATGACAATTTACATCCGTGGACAAACCTACCAAACTAGCGTATTCGTTATTTTGTAACTTTAGACATGAAATTGCTAACTGGAATAACGGAATTTACGTTATGCTGTGAAGATTCGCTGATCTGTAACCCATGTCTTGTCCGCATCTTTGCCTGTGTATGATATGTAGATCTACATATGTGCCCTGCTTGACTCCTCccacaaggaaaaaaaaacagtccgcATAGTTTCCGGAAATTAGCAAACTCGTGATGGCAGGAGGCGAGGCAAGGCAGAGAGAAGATGAGCTGCAGTTGTAGGTCGTGCGTAAAACCAGGCCTTCTGGAAATGATTTTATGAACTCAAAGACATCGGGAACTATAATGGATGCGTTAAAAACGACGACGGGCAGAAGTGTTGGGCATGTGTGCGTTGACAGCGTCATAAACTGAGGCAGTGCGGATCAGGGAATCTGTCATCGACCACTGTAATCAACCGCTCGGTTTGCTTCCTAGTGTGGATATCCTCACCTTCAGCTAATATGACACGACatgctctggagcaggtgaCAGATTTCGGGGATTTTACAAGAGGTAAAGAGCTGAAAGAGTTTTTAAAGCAGTCTTATTCGAACAGCTCTTCACAAAACTGTCTGACGAATGTGCGCGTTAGTCCGGATGGGCGACACATCCACGTTATCCTGCAGACTCCGAAATGTGGTCTCATGACATATGACAAATATCAAAGAGCCCATCTTGTACAGTGCCAGAAGCAGCTCGACTTGGTGTTGACACGGAATCTACCGATTGTTGACCTGATTTATTTTGCCCATGGCGCTGCAGATGATGGCACCACTGTGCTCGGAGTGATTTTTGAGAATGGCAAAGTTGAGTTCTGGAAGTTCTCTGAGCGGAAATCTGGATGGAGCTTATTCCAGTCTGCGGATCTGTGCAACAGCCCCAGAGCAAAGATTGTTTCTGTCTGCATATGTCAAAATTATATTATCTGGTGTGAGGAAAGACCCCCCTCGGAGAGTTCATCAGTCTCCAGTGTGTCTCGCAACAACTTCAGATTCTGCATCTGCAAAAGGACTTTTGAAGTAGATGAGACGGGCGTCTGTTTGGGAGGGGTGAAAATTGCATTGCACAATAATCCTCGTTACATGGTTGTCAGTTCCGGGGATGTTGTGTATCTCTTGCCGGATATAAAGGAGCATCCTCTGATCCCTGTTTCAAAAGTGTTCCTGACCGGGTCCCCTCAGCATGACATCTTTAAAGTCCACAGTGCCAGCAGTGGAACTCTCCTTATCAGGAATCCCACGGCAAACAAGGAGTCTGACTTCAAGAGATTGGTCTCTGACTGCATCGGAATTCTCTCCACCATCATGCCTCCTGACATCTATGGCTTTTGTCCTACTGGAAGTGGGGatctcctgctcctcctcagcTCTGGATGGGTCTGCATAATGCAGAGAGATGGTGTTTTACGGCACATTTATAAACTGCCCGACAACTGCCTCACTACCTGTGGGACACAAAACAGTCTGAACCTTTACCGGGATGTCCTTGCATTAACAGTGGGCAGAATGATGTACTTGATCGATGCTAAGTGTGGCCTGGAGTTGCAAAGGATCACTCTGAAAAGGGAGGGCCTCCTCTTTGTGAACTCTTTAGAGAGTCATTCCCCGCAGATGCTGTCAGAGGCTGGGTTATTTGTGGTCATCCAGAGGGAGGTTGAAGCTAAACTCAAGCCATCAGTAGCTCATTCAGAGAACATCACTCCAAGTGCCATCTTGGCTGAGGCTGTGTTCGAGGAGGCATGTAAATATTATCAGCAGCGAAGTCTTAGCACCACACAGCTAACAGCTGAGAAACTCAAGAAGGGCGGGATGTTTCAGGCCCCTATCTCACTGGCGGCCATCATCAGGAATTACTTGAGCAATCAGAAGATCAAAACTGCAGGGAAAGATTCTTCAGGACATGAGAAGCTGTTGAGCTCTCTTGACTCTGAGCTCAAGAGTCTTGTTGCCCTGGAGGACATTAAGACATCAGTGGTAAGGGCCTCAGAGAAAGAGCTTCAGAGTTACTGTGAGACTCTGGTTCATCAGGAAATCTCGAGACTGCTTAGCTCAGAAATAGA carries:
- the nsmce4a gene encoding non-structural maintenance of chromosomes element 4 homolog A, producing the protein MSESRRRVSRGSQDESAAHANGAGGRSRSDRAADTGDEDEGAGPSGIHEEDDDPARRREIRSQYRDLINSVQQNREDMLNPANNKLIDVLEEANKLFANVRQAREAALDAQLLVLATDLGREKASQLHAEGSSFDPSAFAEHLLSFMGLNRLEEEEEDQDACFDGYLPPDAWQKLSKKAEYCFKTAPSFHYMLGSFLAEPPPPRQRVERQKKAPSKEAKRMMPTQLKRMEESHQEATEKEVERILGCLRGYYADDPQSPISYYEFVVDPASFSRTVENVFHTSFLIRDGLARIYLDSEKLPCIAPVEDGEIEPSGAATRHQCVISISPSSWKEIIEAFEIKQALIPTPQVFTQES
- the hps6 gene encoding BLOC-2 complex member HPS6, with product MTRHALEQVTDFGDFTRGKELKEFLKQSYSNSSSQNCLTNVRVSPDGRHIHVILQTPKCGLMTYDKYQRAHLVQCQKQLDLVLTRNLPIVDLIYFAHGAADDGTTVLGVIFENGKVEFWKFSERKSGWSLFQSADLCNSPRAKIVSVCICQNYIIWCEERPPSESSSVSSVSRNNFRFCICKRTFEVDETGVCLGGVKIALHNNPRYMVVSSGDVVYLLPDIKEHPLIPVSKVFLTGSPQHDIFKVHSASSGTLLIRNPTANKESDFKRLVSDCIGILSTIMPPDIYGFCPTGSGDLLLLLSSGWVCIMQRDGVLRHIYKLPDNCLTTCGTQNSLNLYRDVLALTVGRMMYLIDAKCGLELQRITLKREGLLFVNSLESHSPQMLSEAGLFVVIQREVEAKLKPSVAHSENITPSAILAEAVFEEACKYYQQRSLSTTQLTAEKLKKGGMFQAPISLAAIIRNYLSNQKIKTAGKDSSGHEKLLSSLDSELKSLVALEDIKTSVVRASEKELQSYCETLVHQEISRLLSSEIDRENLQYLNSIFNSFPTETWQAVQTVLQLRCNGEGLLSSKAPAELWKIVLSPVQATANFNHCNGQQTHAPANVAVPVFELLCHSIFKFQSSWLPRFLELAQQQSASSTTSSWSYGVKESSESLPLYKRALTVLPCKGAYQDLEVELLLCSQRPNAVMQALRILMGLGQWDRVTQVAQRFCCQSPLLNKEIFTTLLCEVSQHRHLDPYLDLLWALCPEDMTVTGILNIVLKSLPSAAQSSGPFQGSHGNQLTIGLLKPLLTKVLQRETKPNQRYADILQSPSHPPPTPPRQVKGLSRVNTELDIDLSERGPPGSQVGLV